One window from the genome of Toxotes jaculatrix isolate fToxJac2 chromosome 17, fToxJac2.pri, whole genome shotgun sequence encodes:
- the fosaa gene encoding proto-oncogene c-Fos: MVQSWFIHKILAEHKRRGLHSSRPVTRYIPGEKTRAALPRGRPESYLSLIRTFMYVCVCVSVCVCIFFPSLVMYHNNLTSDMDSVSPTCRTESPVGTLCQKTPEEASSPASSSESNAKEVCQDMSVQDTPFVPTVTAISSTPDFQWMVQPTIITSVSPSLGSKQANEPQSSRQATPKAGGNKGKNAVRKGKTEQLSPEEEEKKRIRRERNKMAAAKCRNRRRELTDTLQAETDKLEEEKAALETEIANLLKEKERLEFILATHKPVCQMSEELEAIFQEPTGSPELPPSPDEDRLPEDGTQEAPSLQDMDIPSDPSTAISGNSNILLCASAEINICDLEPSLDIKDGLLDSMLPSLEEKTPMETARSVPDIDLSSSLGVSDWETLYKSVSSDLEPLSTPVVTSTPTCSSYLSVFTFACPELDSLAEGLDSHKGGGGKAESVDILNSPTLLAL, from the exons ATGGTACAGTCTTGGTTCATTCATAAAATTCTAGCAGAGCATAAAAGGAGGGGCTTGCATTCTAGTCGTCCAGTTACCAGGTATATACCTGGAGAAAAGACCCGAGCCGCTCTGCCCCGCGGAAGGCCAGAGTCATATTTGTCGTTGATCAGGacttttatgtatgtatgtgtgtgtgtgtctgtgtgtgtgtgtattttttttccttccctcgtGATGTATCATAACAACCTGACGTCTGACATGGATTCAGTCTCTCCCACCTGCCGGACAGAGTCTCCTGTCGGGACACTCTGCCAGAAGACGCCAGAAGAGGCGAGctctccagcctcctcctcagAGAGCAATGCAAAG GAGGTCTGCCAAGATATGAGCGTTCAAGACACCCCATTTGTTCCAACAGTCACTGCAATTTCCTCTACCCCAGATTTCCAGTGGATGGTCCAGCCTACGATTATTACATCTGTCTCCCCGTCTCTGGGTAGCAAGCAAGCCAATGAACCGCAAAGCTCTCGCCAGGCAACACCCAAAGCAGGCGGGAATAAGGGAAAAAATGCTGTCAGAAAGGGGAAAACAGAGCAG CTGTctccagaggaggaagagaagaagaggataAGGAGGGAGAGGAATAAAATGGCCGCAGCAAAGTGTCGCAACAGACGGAGGGAACTCACAGATACACTGCAAGCT GAGACAGAcaagctggaggaggaaaaagcagCCCTGGAGACGGAAATAGCCAACCTCCTCAAAGAGAAAGAGCGGCTTGAATTTATCCTTGCTACACATAAACCTGTGTGCCAAATGTCAGAAGAGCTGGAGGCTATTTTCCAGGAACCCACGGGGTCCCCAGAGCTACCACCCAGTCCAGATGAGGACAGACTTCCAGAGGATGGCACCCAGGAAGCTCCTTCGCTCCAGGACATGGACATCCCCAGCGATCCGTCCACAGCCATCTCTGGGAACTCCAATATCTTGTTGTGTGCCAGTGCTGAAATCAACATCTGCGATCTCGAGCCCTCTCTGGACATTAAGGACGGGCTGCTGGACAGCATGTTACCCAGTCTAGAAGAGAAAACCCCCATGGAGACGGCAAGGTCTGTGCCAGACATAGATCTGAGCAGTTCTCTTGGGGTCTCGGACTGGGAGACCCTGTACAAGTCTGTTTCGAGCGACCTGGAGCCTCTCAGCACTCCCGTGGTGACCTCGACCCCCACCTGCAGCAGCTACCTGTCCGTGTTCACATTTGCGTGTCCTGAGCTGGACTCTCTCGCAGAGGGACTGGACAGCCATAAAGGTGGAGGGGGCAAAGCTGAATCTGTTGATATCCTCAACTCTCCAACTCTCCTAGCCTTATAA
- the jdp2a gene encoding jun dimerization protein 2 isoform X1, which yields MQRFPLFKIYSRPSADQKKGHLLHLGSKSAVVTTESDTMPGQIPDPSVTAGSLPSLGPLAGISATTLTDKLKFGDLQEFGTMLSPLHFLDSLGKRPLVIKTERDEEEERRKRRREKNKVAAARCRNKKKERTDYLQKESERLEMLNSDLKAQIEELKLERQQLILMLNRHRPTCIVRTDSVKTPESEVNPLLQQLEAK from the exons ATGCAACGATTTCCACTTTTTAAAATCTACTCTCGACCCTCGGCTGACCAGAAGAAAGGACATTTGTTGCACCTGGGATCAAAGTCAG CTGTGGTCACGACCGAGTCTGACACGATGCCAGGACAAATCCCAGATccctctgtgacagcaggctccCTGCCCAGCCTGGGCCCGCTGGCTGGGATTTCAGCCACCACGCTGACGGACAAGCTCAAATTTGGTGACCTCCAGGAGTTTGGGACAATGCTGTCACCTCTGCACTTCTTGGACAGCCTGGGGAAAAGGCCCCTAGTCATCAAAACAGAG agagatgaagaagaagagaggaggaaacgaaggcgagagaaaaacaaagtggcTGCAGCTCGATGtcgaaacaaaaagaaagagaggacagattATCTACAAAAG GAATCGGAGAGATTAGAGATGTTAAACTCTGACCTTAAAGCGCAGATCGAGGAGCTGAAGCTTGAACGACAGCAACTGATCCTCATGCTTAACCGCCATCGTCCCACGTGCATTGTCAGGACAGATAGTGTCAAAACCCCGGAGAGCGAGGTGAACcccctgctgcagcagctggaggccaAGTGA
- the jdp2a gene encoding jun dimerization protein 2 isoform X2, protein MPGQIPDPSVTAGSLPSLGPLAGISATTLTDKLKFGDLQEFGTMLSPLHFLDSLGKRPLVIKTERDEEEERRKRRREKNKVAAARCRNKKKERTDYLQKESERLEMLNSDLKAQIEELKLERQQLILMLNRHRPTCIVRTDSVKTPESEVNPLLQQLEAK, encoded by the exons ATGCCAGGACAAATCCCAGATccctctgtgacagcaggctccCTGCCCAGCCTGGGCCCGCTGGCTGGGATTTCAGCCACCACGCTGACGGACAAGCTCAAATTTGGTGACCTCCAGGAGTTTGGGACAATGCTGTCACCTCTGCACTTCTTGGACAGCCTGGGGAAAAGGCCCCTAGTCATCAAAACAGAG agagatgaagaagaagagaggaggaaacgaaggcgagagaaaaacaaagtggcTGCAGCTCGATGtcgaaacaaaaagaaagagaggacagattATCTACAAAAG GAATCGGAGAGATTAGAGATGTTAAACTCTGACCTTAAAGCGCAGATCGAGGAGCTGAAGCTTGAACGACAGCAACTGATCCTCATGCTTAACCGCCATCGTCCCACGTGCATTGTCAGGACAGATAGTGTCAAAACCCCGGAGAGCGAGGTGAACcccctgctgcagcagctggaggccaAGTGA